In the Nitrospinota bacterium genome, AGTTTACAGCATATGCTCCAATGAGCCAGAAGAAAGCAGAGAGGTTATAAAGAAATTTTTACAAAAAAATAAAGATTTTTTAATTGATGACCCAAAACCCTATTTACCAAAAAAGGCTTGGGATTTGATAAATAATGATGGATATTCTGAATCTTTTCCCTATAATCATGAAATGGATGGTTTTTTTGGTGTAAGGCTAATAAAGAAGCATTAAATGATAAAGGAACTGTTTGATGCGTAGAATTATCAAATATGTTTTTATGGTAGGTATTTTATTTCTTTGTGGAATCTTGAGTGCATTATTGGTGATGGATTTCGCATATAGAGGTAAGGAGGTTGTGGTTCCTGAAATAGCTGGAAGAGATATCGTATTTGCTTTAGAGATGCTCAGTGAAAGAAACTTAAACCTGAAGGTTATTGGATGGGAATATAGTAACTCTATTCCAAAAAATTTTATAATTTCTCAAAAACCCTTACCATCGCAATCAATAAAAAAAGACGGGGATGTAAAGGTAATTATCAGTAAAGGTACGAAAGAAGTCGTTGTTCCCATGCTTGTTGGTGAAAAAAAAAGGAGGGCAGAGATTACTTTAAAAAGGAATGATTTTAAAATAGGTGAGATTACACGGGTCTATTCTTTTAAATTTCAAAAAGATACAATCATTGCCCAGAGTCCTTTGCCCCAAAAAAAAATAAAAAGAGGTGCAAGAATAAATCTACTGGTCAGTAGGGGAGAGAAAAAAGATGCGTATCTTATGCCTAACTTGGTGAGGAGGAATCTCGGTGAGGTTATGGAAATTTTAGGTAAAATGGGATTAGGACTCGGAGAGATAAAAAAAGAAGTACAAGAGGATATAAAACCAGACTTAGTTTTAGAACATGAACCAAAATATGGTCATAAAATAGCGGAAGCTGAGAAGGTAAATCTTATAATATCAAAGGCACCGGGACCTGATAAAAGTCAAGAGGGAACTTACCAGTTGCTATATTATAGAACTCCAAAAGAAATGGGAGTGGTTAATGTGAGGATATTGTTAGAGAATAATAGAGAAGTTAAAGAAATATATAATCATAAAGGGAGGGGAGGAAAAGATATAAAATTACTGATAAAAGTGGATGAAAACACAAGAGCAAAGATCTATTTAAACGATGCTTTGATTGAAGAGAGAGTTTTTTAGATACAGGAGATCATTATGGTAAAGATTGCACCATCAATCCTTTCTGCTGATTTTAGAAGATTAGAAGAGGAGATAAAGGCTGTTGAAGAGGCAGGTGCCGATATGATTCATATAGATGTTATGGATGGCCATTTTGTTCCCAACATTACAGTTGGCCCTTTAGTTGTAAAAGCTGCGAGGGCATCAACTGATCTGGTGTTAGATGTCCACCTTATGATTGAAAATCCAGATCATTATATTCCTGATTTCTATAAGGCTGGTAGCGATATTATCACTATTCACGTTGAGACATGCAAACATCTTAATCGTTCAATTCGATCAATAAAAGACCTGAATATTAAGGCTGGTGTTGTTTTAAATCCTTCTACTTCGTTGTGCACGATTGATAATGTTATTGAAGATGTTGATATGGTCTTGCTTATGTCTGTAAATCCTGGATTTGGAGGACAAAAGTTTATTCCGTCTACCCTTAATAAAATTAAAAATTTAAAGGATAAAATTGTAAAAAGAGGTCTGAACGTTGAGGTAGAGGTAGATGGAGGGGTGAAGGAGGATAATGCTCGTGATATAATAAATGCAGGGACAGATATTCTTGTTGCTGGTTCTACTATTTTTCAAAGTAAGAATTATAAGGAGACGATAAAAAATTTAAGAAACCAGCGTTAGATTAAAAATTGACACTTTTTTTCTTGACTTTTTTTATAAATCAAATATTTTTAACACTTTCGTCAACAATTTGTTTGGAGTAAAAAGAGATTGTTTAGTATCTTATCTGAAAAGCTGGATACCATTTTTAGAAAAATTAAGGGAAGAGGGAAGCTTAACGAAAAGGATGTAAATGAATCTCTTAAAGAGGTTAAGATTGCTCTTTTAGAATCAGACGCCCATTATAAGATTGTAAAAGATTTTATTGAAAGGGTTAAAGAAAAGGCAATAGGAGTAGAGGTATTGCAGAGCCTTAACCCTGGCCAACAGGTTATAAAGATAGTATATGATGAATTGACAAGAATCATGGGAGAGAAATCAACCGATTTGGAATTATCAGGACCCTCTCCTTCTATAATATTGCTGGTTGGTTTGCAGGGTTCAGGAAAAACAACAACGGCTGCCAAATTAGCTAAGAGATTATTTAAAAAGAGTGCTTTTAGACCTCTCCTGGTATCTTCCGATGTATACAGACCTGCAGCAATGGAGCAGTTGGTGATGTTGGGGGATCAGTTGGGTATTTCTGTTTATAATAAGGAAAGAGACTGCAAAGATCCTTTGATGATTTGTAGAGATGCTGTGAAATATGCTAAAGAAAATCGCTTTGATTCTGTTATCATAGATACCGCAGGAAGGTTGCATATCGACGAAGCCTTGATGGAGGAGTTAAGACAAATAAAGAAAGATATAAAACCAAAAGAAACCTTGCTGGTTGCAGATGCGATGACCGGTCAAGATGCAGTAAATATTGCGGATAGCTTTAACAAATCATTGGATATAGATGGTGTTATTTTAACAAAGATGGATGGAGATGCCAGGGGCGGGGCTGCTTTATCAATAAAAGGTATAACAGGTAAACCTATAAAATTGGTGGGAGTTGGTGAGAAACTTGATCTTTTAGAAAATTTCTATCCTGATAGGATGGCTTCTAGAATATTGGGCATGGGGGATTTATCAACAATTATAGAAAAGTCACAGGAGGCTATCAATATAGAACAAGCTAAAGAGCTTGAGAAAAAGATAAGACGTGAAACTTTTTCATTAGAAGACTTCAAAGACCAGATAAAACAGATAAAAAAGATGGGCCCTATTGATCAAATCATAGGAATGATTCCTGGAGCAAGCAGGGTTAAAGGTTTACAATTTAATGATAAAGAGTTAATTAAAATAGAGACTATTGTTAACTCTATGAACCTAAAAGAGAGAGATGATTGCTCAATAATTAACAGCAGCAGAAAAAAGAGAATAGCTAAAGGCAGCGGGACTACAGTCCAGGATGTAAATAGACTGTTGAAGCAGTTTACCCAAACAAAGCAAATGATGAAGAAGTTTTCAAAGATGGGTCGAACAGGGAAAATTTCACAACTATTTAGATGATAAGGATAAAGGAGGTGAAGCAGTGTCAGTAAAGATAAGATTGGCAAGATTTGGAGCAAAGAAGAAACCTTTCTATCGAATCGTTGTTACCGATTCTCGGTCTCCAAGAGATAGTCGATACATTGATGTTCTCGGAACTTATTACCCTCTTGATGAGCCATCAAGTACAAAGATAGATGAAGAAAAGGCCATTAACTGGATAAAAAATGGCGCCCAAATGACCAATAAGATACACGGTTTATTTTTGAAAAAAGGTCTATTAAACAAAATAAAAAAAAGCGCAAAAAAATGAGCTGAAAGAAGAATCTTCAGCTTATTGAAATAAGAAATTTCTCTAATGTAGCTTTTTAAAAGTTCTCTAAGTGGAGGTGGGAGCGATGAAGGAGTTGCTTTTGTATATTGCAAAATTATTGGTTGATAGACCAGAATCCGTGGATGTGGTTGAGATAAAAGGTGAGAAGACTACTGTTTTAGAGTTAAGAGTAGCATCTGAGGATTTAGGGAAGATTATTGGAAAACAGGGACGAACAGCAAGATCGATAAGAATAATTCTCAATGCCGCTGCAGCAAAATTAAAGAAAAGGGTTGTATTGGAAATATTAGAATAGCTATTTTCCTCTAAGACTCGACATTCGCGAGGCTAATAACTTTTAGCCTCTTCTTAAGCAAGAAAAATAATATGATTTCCATCGGCAAGGTTGTTAAAACCCAAGGAAATAAAGGGGATTTAAGGGTATTACCCTATTTAAATTATCCTGAGCATTTTAAAGAACTCGATTTTGTTTTTATAAAAGATAAAAAACTCAAAGTTCTTAATATAAAGTCTCATAAACAATTTATTATTTTGAAACTTGAAGGATGTGATAGCATTGACCGTGGAAGAGAATTTATAGATTATTCAATAAAAATTCCCAAGGATAAACTGAAGACATTACCTTCAGATCAGTTTTATTGGCATGATATTGAAGGATTAACAGTATTTGATGAAGATGGTCATTTATACGGAAAGATTGAAGAGATTATTCCAACAGGAAGCAATGATATATTTGTTGTTCGAAATAAAGATAAAGAGACACTGATTCCAGCAATTAAGGACGTTATAAAAGATATCAATTTAGCAAAGAAGAAGGTAATTATTCATTTAATAAATGGGTTAATAGATTAGATGGAATTTAATTTAATTACGATATTTCCTGAGATGTTTAAATCCCCCTTGAATGAAAGCCTAATAAAAAAGGCTCAGGACAAAGGACTTATTAGTATA is a window encoding:
- a CDS encoding PASTA domain-containing protein, with protein sequence MRRIIKYVFMVGILFLCGILSALLVMDFAYRGKEVVVPEIAGRDIVFALEMLSERNLNLKVIGWEYSNSIPKNFIISQKPLPSQSIKKDGDVKVIISKGTKEVVVPMLVGEKKRRAEITLKRNDFKIGEITRVYSFKFQKDTIIAQSPLPQKKIKRGARINLLVSRGEKKDAYLMPNLVRRNLGEVMEILGKMGLGLGEIKKEVQEDIKPDLVLEHEPKYGHKIAEAEKVNLIISKAPGPDKSQEGTYQLLYYRTPKEMGVVNVRILLENNREVKEIYNHKGRGGKDIKLLIKVDENTRAKIYLNDALIEERVF
- the rpe gene encoding ribulose-phosphate 3-epimerase; translation: MVKIAPSILSADFRRLEEEIKAVEEAGADMIHIDVMDGHFVPNITVGPLVVKAARASTDLVLDVHLMIENPDHYIPDFYKAGSDIITIHVETCKHLNRSIRSIKDLNIKAGVVLNPSTSLCTIDNVIEDVDMVLLMSVNPGFGGQKFIPSTLNKIKNLKDKIVKRGLNVEVEVDGGVKEDNARDIINAGTDILVAGSTIFQSKNYKETIKNLRNQR
- the ffh gene encoding signal recognition particle protein, which gives rise to MFSILSEKLDTIFRKIKGRGKLNEKDVNESLKEVKIALLESDAHYKIVKDFIERVKEKAIGVEVLQSLNPGQQVIKIVYDELTRIMGEKSTDLELSGPSPSIILLVGLQGSGKTTTAAKLAKRLFKKSAFRPLLVSSDVYRPAAMEQLVMLGDQLGISVYNKERDCKDPLMICRDAVKYAKENRFDSVIIDTAGRLHIDEALMEELRQIKKDIKPKETLLVADAMTGQDAVNIADSFNKSLDIDGVILTKMDGDARGGAALSIKGITGKPIKLVGVGEKLDLLENFYPDRMASRILGMGDLSTIIEKSQEAINIEQAKELEKKIRRETFSLEDFKDQIKQIKKMGPIDQIIGMIPGASRVKGLQFNDKELIKIETIVNSMNLKERDDCSIINSSRKKRIAKGSGTTVQDVNRLLKQFTQTKQMMKKFSKMGRTGKISQLFR
- the rpsP gene encoding 30S ribosomal protein S16: MSVKIRLARFGAKKKPFYRIVVTDSRSPRDSRYIDVLGTYYPLDEPSSTKIDEEKAINWIKNGAQMTNKIHGLFLKKGLLNKIKKSAKK
- a CDS encoding KH domain-containing protein, coding for MKELLLYIAKLLVDRPESVDVVEIKGEKTTVLELRVASEDLGKIIGKQGRTARSIRIILNAAAAKLKKRVVLEILE
- the rimM gene encoding ribosome maturation factor RimM (Essential for efficient processing of 16S rRNA), which codes for MISIGKVVKTQGNKGDLRVLPYLNYPEHFKELDFVFIKDKKLKVLNIKSHKQFIILKLEGCDSIDRGREFIDYSIKIPKDKLKTLPSDQFYWHDIEGLTVFDEDGHLYGKIEEIIPTGSNDIFVVRNKDKETLIPAIKDVIKDINLAKKKVIIHLINGLID